A region from the Prochlorococcus sp. MIT 0603 genome encodes:
- the nrdR gene encoding transcriptional regulator NrdR, translated as MQCPSCQNTDSRVLESRSADSGKCVRRRRECLNCDFRFTTYERVETVPISVIKRSNSKETYSRSKLINGLTRACEKTSISNEKVEMIVDEIESQLQQRNNKEISSCDLGEMILLHLKEINEVAYIRFASVYRQFNGINDFIETLESFKPSQEFATIA; from the coding sequence ATGCAATGCCCCTCATGCCAGAACACTGATAGCAGAGTATTGGAATCAAGGTCTGCAGATTCAGGGAAATGTGTCAGAAGACGCAGAGAATGTCTTAATTGTGACTTCCGTTTCACCACCTATGAGAGGGTGGAAACTGTTCCTATAAGCGTTATTAAACGCAGTAACTCTAAAGAAACATATAGCAGAAGCAAATTGATAAATGGTCTTACAAGAGCATGTGAAAAAACTTCTATTAGCAATGAAAAAGTCGAGATGATTGTTGATGAAATTGAAAGTCAACTACAACAACGCAATAACAAGGAAATAAGTAGCTGTGATTTAGGAGAAATGATCCTTCTCCATTTAAAAGAAATTAATGAAGTGGCATATATTCGATTTGCTTCGGTTTATCGACAGTTCAATGGGATCAATGATTTCATTGAAACATTAGAAAGTTTTAAACCTTCTCAGGAATTTGCGACAATTGCTTAA
- a CDS encoding photosystem II reaction center protein T: protein MEAFSYVLILTLAVVTLFFAVAFRDPPKFDK from the coding sequence ATGGAAGCTTTCTCCTACGTCCTTATTCTCACTCTGGCAGTAGTGACTTTATTCTTCGCTGTCGCGTTTCGCGATCCTCCGAAGTTTGACAAGTAA